The following proteins are co-located in the Phaenicophaeus curvirostris isolate KB17595 chromosome 12, BPBGC_Pcur_1.0, whole genome shotgun sequence genome:
- the CSK gene encoding tyrosine-protein kinase CSK, with protein MSGMQAVWPSGTECIAKYNFHGTAEQDLPFSKGDVLTIVSVTKDPNWYKAKNKVGREGIIPANYVQKREGVKAGIKLSLMPWFHGKITREQAERLLYPPETGLFLVRESTNYPGDYTLCVSCEGKVEHYRIIYSSSKLSIDEEVYFENLMQLVEHYTTDADGLCTRLIKPKVMEGTVAAQDEFSRSGWALNMKDLKLLQIIGKGEFGDVMLGDYRGNKVAVKCIKNDATAQAFLAEASVMTQLRHSNLVQLLGVIVEEKSGLYIVTEYMAKGSLVDYLRSRGRSVLGADCLLKFSLDVCEAMEYLEANNFVHRDLAARNVLVSEDNIAKVSDFGLTKEASSTQDTGKLPVKWTAPEALREKKFSTKSDVWSFGILLWEIYSFGRVPYPRIPLKDVVPRVEKGYKMDAPDGCPAVVYEVMKKCWTLDPGHRPSFHQLREQLVHIKEKELYL; from the exons ATGTCAGGGATGCAG GCCGTTTGGCCATCCGGTACAGAATGTATCGCCAAGTACAACTTCCACGGTACCGCCGAGCAGGACCTGCCCTTCAGCAAAGGAGACGTTCTCACCATTGTCTCCGTCACCAAG GATCCCAACTGGTACAAGGCAAAGAACAAGGTGGGCCGGGAGGGCATCATTCCCGCTAACTACGTGCAGAAGCGGGAAGGAGTGAAAGCTGGAATCAAGCTCAGCCTGATGCC GTGGTTTCATGGAAAGATCACGCGGGAGCAGGCAGAACGGCTGCTGTACCCCCCTGAGACGGGGCTTTTCTTGGTGCGGGAGAGCACCAACTACCCTGGGGACTACACCCTGTGCGTCAGCTGCGAGGGGAAGGTGGAGCACTACCGCATCATCTACTCCTCCAGCAAGCTGAGCATCGACGAGGAGGTCTACTTTGAAAACCTCATGCAGCTGGTGGAG CATTACACCACGGACGCCGATGGGCTCTGCACCCGCCTCATCAAACCCAAAGTGATGGAGGGGACGGTAGCGGCGCAGGACGAGTTCTCCCGCA GCGGTTGGGCCCTCAACATGAAGGACCTCAAGCTGCTGCAGATCATCGGCAAAGGGGAATTTGGAG ACGTGATGCTCGGGGATTACCGGGGGAACAAAGTCGCCGTGAAGTGCATTAAAAATGATGCCACAGCGCAAGCCTTTCTGGCGGAGGCGTCCGTGATGAC GCAGCTCCGACACAGCAACCTGGTGCAGCTCCTGGGAGTGATCGTGGAGGAGAAGAGCGGCCTTTACATCGTCACCGAGTACATGGCCAAG ggcagcCTAGTAGATTACTTGCGGTCGCGTGGGCGGTCAGTCCTCGGTGCAGACTGCTTGCTGAAGTTCTCCTT AGATGTCTGTGAAGCCATGGAGTACCTGGAAGCCAACAACTTTGTCCATCGGGACTTGGCGGCGAGGAACGTCTTGGTCTCAGAGGACAACATTGCGAAGGTCAGTGATTTTGGGCTGACCAAGGAAGCCTCCTCCACGCAGGacacagggaagctgccagTGAAGTGGACGGCACCAGAAGCACTTAGAGAAAAG AAATTCTCCACCAAGTCAGACGTGTGGAGCTTCGGGATCCTCCTCTGGGAAATCTACTCCTTCGGGCGAGTGCCTTATCCGAGAATC CCCCTGAAGGACGTGGTACCCCGCGTGGAGAAGGGCTATAAGATGGATGCTCCCGACGGTTGTCCCGCCGTCGTCTACGAGGTGATGAAGAAGTGCTGGACCCTGGACCCCGGCCACCGGCCGTCCTTCCACCAGCTCCGCGAACAGCTAGTGCATATCAAAGAGAAGGAGCTCTACCTGTGA
- the LOC138725619 gene encoding cytochrome P450 1A5-like, with protein sequence MPAGMKAAMSLVGSQGIVSTTEVLLVAVVFCLVFLLIQSLKQHVPKGMKSPPGPRGYPILGNALELRKDPHLVLTRLSQKYGDVMEVKIGTRPVLVLSGLETIKQALVKQGEDFMGRPDLHSSRHVADGQSLAFSPDSGEVWKARRKLAQNALKTFSITPSPNSSSTCLLEEHVSKEANYLVTKFLQLMEKEKRFDPYRYVVVSVANVICAMCFGKRYDHNDQELLNIVNVSEEFGNVAASGNPADFIPILQYLPSRTMTLFKHFNQRFVQFLQKIVKEHYETYDKNNIQDITDSLIEQCMDKKVEATTATQIPKEKIVNLVNDLFGAGFDTVTTGLSWSLLYLVTYPDIQKKIQEELDQTIGQERKPRLSDRGMLPYTEAFILEMFRHASFVPFTLPHSTTRDTVLNGYYIPKDRCVFVNQWQVNHDEKLWKDPMTFNPERFLNAERTEVNKVDGEKVIIFGLGKRRCIGENIARWQVFLFLSTLLQQLEFSVCDGEKVDMTPLYGLTMKHKRCEHFQVKQRFPMKSIN encoded by the exons ATGCCAGCAGGGATGAAGGCTGCAATGTCACTGGTGGGGAGCCAAGGCATTGTCTCAACCACGGAGGTCCTCCTAGTGGCTGTCGTCTTCTGCCTGGTCTTCCTGCTCATCCAGTCCCTGAAGCAGCACGTGCCCAAGGGGATgaagagccccccaggtcccagAGGCTACCCCATCCTCGGCAACGCGCTGGAGCTGAGGAAGGACCCACACCTGGTCCTGACCAGGCTGAGCCAGAAGTATGGGGACGTGATGGAAGTCAAGATCGGCACCCGTCCCGTCCTGGTGCTGAGTGGGCTGGAGACCATCAAGCAAGCATTGGTGAAGCAAGGAGAAGACTTCATGGGGCGCCCCGACCTCCACAGTTCCCGTCATGTTGCAGACGGCCAGAGCCTGGCCTTCAGTCCTGACTCAGGGGAAGTGTGGAAAGCCCGCAGAAAGCTGGCCCAGAATGCCCTCAAGACCTTCTCCATCACTCCCAGCCCCAATTCCTCTTCCACCTGCCTCCTGGAGGAGCACGTCTCCAAGGAGGCCAACTACCTGGTCACCAAGTTCCTGCAGCttatggagaaggagaagcGCTTTGACCCTTACCGCTACGTGGTGGTCTCTGTGGCCAATGTCATCTGTGCCATGTGCTTTGGGAAGCGCTATGACCACAATGACCAAGAGCTGCTCAATATAGTGAATGTAAGTGAGGAGTTCGGCAATGTGGCTGCTTCTGGGAACCCGGCTGACTTCATCCCAATACTCCAGTATCTTCCCAGCCGCACCATGACTTTATTTAAGCATTTCAACCAGCGGTTCGTCCAGTTCCTTCAGAAGATTGTCAAAGAGCACTACGAGACCTATGACAAG aaCAACATCCAAGACATCACTGACTCTCTCATCGAGCAGTGCATGGATAAAAAAGTGGAAGCAACTACTGCCACACAGATCCCAAAGGAGAAGATTGTCAACCTTGTGAATGACCTCTTTGGAGCAG GTTTTGACACTGTGACGACTGGCCTGTCCTGGAGTCTCCTCTATCTTGTGACGTACCCCGACATCCAGAAGAAGATACAGGAAGAACTAG ACCAAACTATTGGCCAGGAGAGGAAACCGAGACTGTCGGACCGGGGCATGCTGCCTTACACAGAAGCCTTtatcctggagatgttcaggcACGCCTCCTTTGTGCCCTTCACCCTCCCGCACAG CACAACCAGGGACACAGTGCTGAATGGCTACTACATCCCAAAGGACCGCTGCGTGTTTGTCAATCAGTGGCAAGTGAATCATGACGA GAAGCTTTGGAAGGATCCAATGACCTTCAACCCAGAGCGTTTCCTCAATGCTGAAAGGACTGAAGTCAACAAAGTGGATGGGGAGAAGGTGATCATTTTTGgcctggggaaaaggaggtGCATTGGGGAAAACATTGCCAGGTGGCAGgtcttccttttcctgtccACCTTGCTCCAGCAACTGGAGTTCAGTGTCTGTGATGGTGAGAAGGTGGACATGACACCGCTCTATGGACTGACAATGAAGCACAAAAGGTGTGAGCACTTCCAGGTCAAGCAGCGCTTCCCCATGAAGAGCATCAACTGA